A genomic region of Streptomyces rimosus contains the following coding sequences:
- a CDS encoding DUF5926 family protein — protein MAKKRRPQTKAAAPQIKDGEVPVVGAREPCPCGSGRRYKACHGRTAAHAVTELVQRPFEGLQGECDWVALRELVPAATVELTLKDGLPEGVPSVTLATVLPMAWPALRRDNGAVLLGLQNDTASGDLSRDLADTLRRALAAEPGTPVAAERAAADGPRLQDLLDPAAPFEPQVHSGFEFWVEDAENATGEVAASLERANAAAIPTERLAGLEGAYWCETPEKNHLRWVMAHPEEKLLDALARLHAAGASSLGEGTRLVGSFRAHGLVVPVWDLPSGMSADDVAKPAAAFAERLATALASDAPLTPEERRARGGLTNRQVTLS, from the coding sequence ATGGCCAAGAAGCGCCGCCCCCAGACCAAGGCCGCAGCACCGCAGATCAAGGACGGCGAGGTGCCCGTCGTCGGGGCACGCGAGCCCTGCCCCTGTGGCTCGGGCCGCCGCTACAAGGCGTGCCACGGCCGGACCGCGGCACATGCCGTGACCGAGCTGGTGCAGCGTCCCTTCGAGGGCCTTCAGGGCGAGTGCGACTGGGTGGCGCTGCGCGAGCTGGTGCCCGCCGCCACCGTCGAGCTGACGCTCAAGGACGGGCTGCCGGAGGGCGTCCCGTCGGTGACGCTGGCGACCGTCCTGCCCATGGCCTGGCCCGCGCTGCGCCGCGACAACGGCGCCGTCCTGCTCGGCCTCCAGAACGACACCGCCTCGGGCGACCTCAGCCGCGACCTCGCCGACACGCTGCGGCGCGCGCTGGCCGCCGAGCCGGGCACCCCGGTAGCCGCCGAGCGCGCCGCGGCGGACGGCCCGCGCCTGCAGGACCTGCTGGACCCGGCCGCCCCGTTCGAGCCGCAGGTCCACAGCGGCTTCGAGTTCTGGGTGGAGGACGCCGAGAACGCGACGGGCGAGGTCGCCGCCTCCCTGGAGCGCGCGAACGCCGCGGCCATCCCGACCGAGCGGCTGGCCGGTCTGGAGGGCGCGTACTGGTGCGAGACGCCCGAGAAGAACCACCTGCGCTGGGTGATGGCCCACCCGGAGGAGAAGCTGCTGGACGCGCTGGCCCGGCTGCACGCCGCCGGCGCCTCCTCGCTGGGCGAAGGCACCCGTCTGGTCGGGTCGTTCCGGGCGCACGGCCTGGTCGTACCGGTCTGGGACCTGCCGTCCGGCATGAGCGCCGACGACGTGGCCAAGCCCGCCGCCGCCTTCGCCGAGCGGCTCGCCACGGCGCTCGCCTCGGACGCGCCGCTGACGCCGGAGGAGCGCCGCGCCCGCGGCGGGCTCACCAACCGTCAGGTGACGCTGAGCTGA
- a CDS encoding bifunctional DNA primase/polymerase produces the protein MREILGRRRKLQLRRGGRQALLGAALHCATEWQWPVLPGVGLRTGGKQAGGKPSGGRHGRAERGTRPCSCPDPDCVVPGAHPFDPGLFAATTDARMVRWWWTNRPTAPLLLATGGRAPCALSLPAVAGARALAALDHFGVRVGPVVATPTRWSLLVAPYSLAELGELLHSRDWVPSSLRFHGEGGYVVLPPSQIGAGKVRWERSPGTGAAAPWLPQVETIVDALVTASTSAPDGGSRLAY, from the coding sequence ATGCGCGAGATCCTCGGAAGGCGACGCAAGCTCCAGCTCCGGCGCGGCGGAAGGCAGGCACTGCTCGGTGCGGCACTCCACTGTGCCACCGAGTGGCAGTGGCCCGTACTCCCGGGCGTCGGACTGCGGACCGGCGGGAAACAGGCGGGCGGCAAACCGTCCGGGGGGCGGCACGGCCGCGCCGAGCGCGGGACGCGCCCGTGCAGCTGTCCGGATCCGGACTGCGTGGTGCCCGGCGCCCACCCCTTCGACCCCGGCCTGTTCGCGGCCACCACCGATGCCCGCATGGTGCGTTGGTGGTGGACCAACCGGCCTACCGCGCCCCTCCTCCTGGCCACCGGAGGCCGTGCGCCCTGCGCGCTCAGCCTGCCGGCCGTCGCCGGCGCGCGGGCCCTGGCCGCGCTCGACCACTTCGGCGTCCGGGTCGGCCCGGTCGTCGCCACCCCCACCCGCTGGTCGCTGCTGGTCGCCCCGTACTCCCTCGCGGAGCTGGGCGAGTTGCTGCACTCCCGGGACTGGGTGCCCAGTTCGCTGCGCTTCCACGGCGAGGGCGGTTACGTCGTCCTGCCGCCCTCGCAGATCGGCGCGGGCAAGGTCCGCTGGGAGCGCTCGCCGGGCACCGGAGCGGCCGCCCCCTGGCTGCCGCAGGTGGAGACCATCGTGGACGCCCTGGTCACCGCGAGCACCAGTGCCCCGGACGGGGGAAGCCGGCTCGCGTACTGA
- a CDS encoding YcnI family copper-binding membrane protein, producing the protein MSEYTAVPSQPTAEPSPSAARTAHSGRRGRLARRLPVVGGLAAGSVLLLAVPAFAHVSVQPGQAEQGGYATINFKVPNERDNASTVKLEVTLPADHPLASAMPQPVPGWKIDVTKSKLDKPLETHGKKLTEAVSKITWTADGGKIAPGQFQQFPVSVGQLPKTDQLVFKALQTYDNDEVVRWIEPAKEGAPEPDNPAPVLKLTPASGDGHGSGGADAKNAGGDAGGTRQAAADGSDTTARVLGGAGIVVGIIGIAFGVLAGRRRGA; encoded by the coding sequence ATGTCCGAGTACACCGCCGTACCGTCACAGCCCACTGCCGAACCGTCACCGTCCGCCGCGCGCACCGCGCACTCCGGCCGTCGCGGCCGGCTCGCCCGCCGCCTGCCCGTCGTCGGCGGCCTCGCCGCGGGCAGCGTGCTGCTGCTCGCCGTACCCGCCTTCGCGCACGTCAGCGTGCAGCCGGGCCAGGCCGAGCAGGGCGGCTACGCGACGATCAACTTCAAGGTCCCCAACGAGCGCGACAACGCCTCGACCGTGAAGCTCGAAGTGACCCTGCCGGCCGACCACCCGCTGGCGTCCGCGATGCCGCAGCCGGTGCCGGGCTGGAAGATCGACGTCACCAAGTCCAAGCTCGACAAGCCCCTGGAGACGCACGGCAAGAAGCTCACCGAGGCCGTCTCGAAGATCACCTGGACCGCGGACGGCGGCAAGATCGCGCCGGGCCAGTTCCAGCAGTTCCCGGTCTCGGTGGGCCAGCTGCCCAAGACCGACCAGCTCGTCTTCAAGGCCCTCCAGACGTACGACAACGACGAGGTCGTACGTTGGATCGAGCCGGCCAAGGAGGGCGCGCCGGAGCCGGACAACCCGGCGCCGGTGCTCAAGCTGACCCCCGCGTCCGGTGACGGCCACGGCTCCGGCGGCGCCGACGCGAAGAACGCCGGCGGCGACGCGGGCGGCACCCGGCAGGCCGCCGCGGACGGCAGCGACACCACGGCGCGCGTCCTGGGCGGCGCCGGCATCGTCGTCGGCATCATCGGCATCGCGTTCGGCGTGCTCGCCGGCCGGCGCCGTGGTGCCTGA
- a CDS encoding copper chaperone PCu(A)C: MNRRTTLAAALALTAGFALAGCGGDSAPKLSVSGAYMPQPVDQNMAGGFLVIKNSGDTADKLTSVTSDVAKSVTIHTTKDNKMEEVKSLDIPAGGELELARGGNHLMFMGLKKKPAEGQQVTVELHFDKSKPLKVEVPVKSGTYTPKDDGAKTGSGGGGSMDHGSMDHGSMQHDGSQHEGSTEGHSQHDAKK, translated from the coding sequence GTGAACCGCCGCACCACCCTCGCCGCCGCCCTCGCCCTGACCGCCGGATTCGCCCTCGCGGGCTGCGGCGGGGACAGCGCGCCGAAGCTCTCCGTCTCCGGCGCCTACATGCCGCAGCCGGTCGACCAGAACATGGCCGGCGGCTTCCTCGTCATCAAGAACTCCGGCGATACGGCCGACAAGCTCACCTCCGTCACCAGCGACGTGGCCAAGAGCGTCACCATCCACACGACCAAGGACAACAAGATGGAGGAGGTCAAGTCGCTGGACATACCCGCGGGCGGCGAGCTGGAACTCGCCCGCGGCGGCAATCACCTGATGTTCATGGGCCTGAAGAAGAAGCCGGCCGAGGGCCAGCAGGTCACCGTCGAGCTGCACTTCGACAAGTCGAAGCCGCTCAAGGTCGAGGTGCCGGTCAAGTCCGGCACCTACACCCCGAAGGACGACGGGGCCAAGACGGGCTCCGGCGGCGGGGGCTCGATGGATCACGGTTCCATGGACCACGGTTCGATGCAGCACGACGGCTCGCAGCACGAGGGATCCACCGAAGGCCACTCGCAGCACGACGCCAAGAAGTAG
- a CDS encoding TetR/AcrR family transcriptional regulator, which produces MLDAAFQELGDGGYAALTVERIAQRSGVHAATIYRRWRTIERIVCELMVDISAEVPLPDTGALADDLRALARSIAAFYAEPRFRGLLEAVVSAAAREPAAADVLREFFEERLRLAGRMVHRAVERGELAGGADADEIMAALGAPFYYRLLIARRPIDLRLADRAAEAAWTAARAGIFTRGPQDAKPGNAELQSAESQDAEPGTADLQSAEPRNAEPGNAGGGR; this is translated from the coding sequence GTGCTGGACGCGGCCTTCCAGGAGCTGGGGGACGGCGGGTACGCGGCGCTCACCGTGGAGCGGATCGCCCAGCGCTCCGGCGTGCACGCCGCGACGATCTACCGCCGCTGGCGCACCATCGAGCGGATCGTCTGCGAGCTGATGGTCGACATCAGCGCCGAGGTGCCGCTCCCGGACACCGGGGCGCTCGCGGACGACCTGCGCGCGCTGGCCCGCTCGATCGCCGCCTTCTACGCGGAGCCGCGCTTTCGCGGGCTGCTGGAGGCGGTGGTCTCCGCCGCCGCGCGCGAGCCCGCCGCCGCCGATGTGCTGCGGGAGTTCTTCGAGGAGCGGCTGCGGCTGGCCGGCCGTATGGTGCACCGCGCCGTGGAGCGCGGCGAACTGGCCGGCGGCGCCGACGCCGACGAGATCATGGCCGCCCTGGGCGCGCCCTTCTACTACCGGCTGCTGATCGCCCGCCGCCCCATCGACCTGCGGCTGGCCGACCGCGCCGCCGAGGCCGCCTGGACGGCCGCCCGGGCCGGGATCTTCACGCGCGGGCCGCAGGACGCAAAACCCGGGAACGCCGAACTTCAGAGCGCCGAATCGCAGGACGCGGAACCCGGCACCGCGGATCTTCAAAGCGCCGAACCCCGGAACGCGGAACCCGGAAACGCCGGAGGCGGCCGGTGA
- a CDS encoding PP2C family protein-serine/threonine phosphatase: MAGIEPALPAPTHTAESATAPAPADTPTEARSAAVQDRLAGWISDLTTLHDLTERLARTQTLEAALQELLRAGASLVGARRGLVVLEPRDGRGPDTTVGLGLGQADIGHIETVPRRALSFGRILDGLPEPDGREHGPRDHPRDRPDAHQDGGPAASAPPDGTPPDGSGCVACGRGDIAQPDIPGEPGLDPRLREVAARLGYAASYAVPLDADPVGRFGAAVWLYDEPAEPAERQRHLVGLYLGYATAHLARLLELHRQRQTVATLREELLPSRLPRVPGVRLAVRHGAGPLGGGDWYDALPLPDGALGLAVGSVTGSGPGAVAAMGRLRASLRAYAVMEGEDPVAVLSDLELLLRLTEPARSATALFAFAEAPPGGPGGPNGPGTPGSVPGAYGTYGPGSATAARRIVLAGAGHCPPLIIGDRRTEYVETSLSAPLGMLACWEAPSVELAPAPGETLLLYSDGLLRRTGESMDRAFARLHSAAAGVPRAVRHDPDALVDHLLRTLLPHGIDDPESPEDVVLLAAYFE, encoded by the coding sequence GTGGCTGGAATCGAACCAGCACTTCCCGCCCCCACGCACACTGCCGAGTCCGCAACCGCACCAGCCCCTGCGGACACCCCGACCGAGGCCCGCTCCGCGGCCGTCCAGGACCGGCTCGCCGGCTGGATCTCCGACCTGACCACGCTGCACGACCTCACCGAGCGGCTGGCCCGTACACAGACCCTCGAAGCCGCTCTCCAGGAGCTGCTGCGCGCCGGTGCTTCCCTGGTGGGCGCCCGGCGCGGACTGGTGGTCCTCGAACCGCGCGACGGCCGGGGCCCGGACACCACCGTCGGCCTCGGACTGGGGCAGGCGGACATCGGCCACATCGAGACCGTGCCGCGCCGCGCGCTCTCCTTCGGCCGCATCCTCGACGGGCTGCCCGAGCCGGACGGGCGCGAGCACGGCCCTCGTGACCACCCTCGTGACCGGCCCGACGCACACCAGGACGGCGGTCCGGCGGCCTCCGCGCCCCCGGACGGCACGCCCCCGGACGGCTCCGGCTGCGTCGCCTGCGGGCGCGGCGACATCGCCCAGCCCGACATCCCCGGCGAGCCCGGCCTCGACCCCCGCCTGCGCGAGGTCGCAGCGCGCCTCGGGTACGCGGCCAGTTACGCCGTGCCGCTGGACGCCGACCCGGTCGGCCGCTTCGGCGCCGCGGTCTGGCTCTACGACGAACCCGCCGAGCCCGCCGAGCGGCAGCGCCACCTCGTCGGCCTCTACCTCGGATACGCCACCGCCCACCTCGCCCGCCTCCTGGAACTGCACCGCCAGCGGCAGACCGTGGCCACACTGCGCGAGGAGCTGCTGCCCAGCCGGCTGCCCCGTGTTCCCGGCGTGCGGCTCGCGGTACGGCACGGCGCCGGGCCGCTCGGCGGCGGCGACTGGTACGACGCGCTGCCGCTGCCGGACGGCGCGCTGGGCCTGGCGGTCGGCTCCGTCACCGGCTCGGGGCCGGGCGCGGTGGCCGCCATGGGACGGTTGCGCGCCTCGCTGCGGGCGTACGCGGTGATGGAGGGCGAGGACCCGGTCGCGGTCCTCTCCGACCTCGAACTGCTGCTGCGGCTGACCGAGCCGGCCCGGAGCGCCACGGCGCTGTTCGCCTTCGCGGAGGCGCCGCCGGGCGGGCCGGGCGGGCCGAACGGGCCGGGTACACCGGGGTCCGTACCCGGTGCGTACGGGACGTACGGGCCGGGCAGCGCCACGGCCGCCCGCCGGATCGTGCTGGCCGGTGCGGGCCACTGCCCGCCGCTGATCATCGGCGACCGGCGCACCGAGTACGTGGAGACCTCGCTGTCCGCGCCGCTGGGCATGCTGGCCTGCTGGGAAGCGCCGAGCGTGGAGCTGGCACCGGCGCCAGGAGAAACCCTTCTTCTCTACAGTGACGGGCTGTTGCGCCGCACCGGCGAATCGATGGACCGCGCCTTCGCCCGGCTCCACTCGGCCGCCGCCGGCGTACCCCGGGCCGTACGCCACGACCCCGACGCGCTCGTGGACCATCTGCTGCGGACGCTGCTGCCGCACGGGATCGACGACCCGGAGTCCCCGGAGGACGTGGTGCTGCTCGCGGCGTACTTCGAGTGA
- a CDS encoding ATP-binding protein, producing MSIWWSLHLRREAASVPLARRLLLGTMETAGVDPDISHDLSVALSEACANAVEHGGDAATEDYRVTAFINGDTCRIEVTDSGPGFRERTRRPKRPGRSGTPDTAAPPPPMAAPAPAQAEHGRGLFLIEALTDHVRYRNRSGRCGAVVSFDKILKWKEEVPLMAS from the coding sequence ATGAGCATCTGGTGGTCCCTGCATCTGCGGCGCGAGGCCGCGAGCGTCCCGCTCGCCCGGCGGCTCCTGCTGGGCACGATGGAGACGGCCGGGGTGGACCCGGACATCTCCCACGACCTGTCCGTCGCCCTCTCCGAAGCGTGTGCGAACGCCGTCGAACACGGTGGCGACGCCGCCACGGAGGACTACCGGGTCACCGCCTTCATCAACGGCGACACCTGCCGTATCGAAGTCACCGATTCCGGTCCCGGTTTCCGGGAGCGGACCCGCAGGCCCAAGCGCCCCGGGCGGAGCGGCACGCCCGATACCGCCGCGCCGCCCCCACCCATGGCAGCCCCCGCCCCGGCCCAGGCCGAACACGGACGGGGGCTGTTTCTGATCGAGGCCCTGACCGACCACGTCCGTTACCGCAACCGCTCCGGGCGGTGCGGTGCGGTGGTCAGCTTCGACAAGATCCTCAAGTGGAAGGAGGAGGTGCCACTGATGGCGTCGTGA
- a CDS encoding aminopeptidase P family protein, translating to MTDELTPETPDEDEQPIKQRKNGLYPGVSDELAASMKTGWADTELRDLEPIEQAPNTARRREALSRRFPGERLVIPAGNLKTRSNDTEYDFRAATEYVHLTGDQTEDSVLVLEPRENGEGHDATLYRLPRSNRENGEFWLDGMGELWVGRRNSLAEAAALLGVDCADVRELAGALREATGPVRVVRGHDAGIEAALADKVTAERDEELRVYLSEARLIKDEFEIGELQKAVDSTVRGFEDVVKVLDKAEATSERYIEGTFFLRARVEGNDVGYGSICAAGPHATTLHWVRNNGQVRSGDLLLLDAGVETNTLYTADVTRTLPINGTYTDLQRKIYDAVYEAQEAGIAAVKPGAAFRDFHDAAQRVLAEKLVEWGLVEGPVDRVLELGLQRRWTLHGTGHMLGLDVHDCAVARTETYVNGTLEAGMVLTVEPGLYFQADDLTVPEEYRGIGVRIEDDILVTEDGNRNLSAALPRRSDEVEAWMARLTRQRA from the coding sequence GTGACCGACGAGCTCACGCCGGAGACCCCGGACGAGGACGAGCAGCCGATCAAGCAGCGTAAGAACGGCCTTTACCCGGGCGTATCGGATGAGCTCGCCGCGAGCATGAAGACGGGCTGGGCGGACACCGAGCTGCGCGACCTGGAGCCCATCGAGCAGGCGCCGAACACGGCCCGGCGGCGCGAGGCACTGTCCCGCCGCTTCCCCGGCGAGCGCCTGGTGATCCCGGCGGGCAACCTGAAGACCCGCTCCAACGACACCGAGTACGACTTCCGCGCCGCGACCGAGTACGTCCACCTCACGGGCGACCAGACCGAGGACAGCGTGCTCGTCCTGGAGCCCCGCGAGAACGGCGAGGGCCACGACGCGACCCTCTACCGGCTGCCCCGCTCCAACCGCGAGAACGGCGAGTTCTGGCTGGACGGCATGGGCGAGCTGTGGGTCGGCCGCCGCAACAGCCTGGCCGAGGCCGCCGCGCTGCTCGGCGTGGACTGCGCGGACGTGCGCGAGCTGGCCGGCGCGCTGCGCGAGGCCACCGGCCCGGTCCGCGTGGTGCGCGGCCACGACGCCGGCATCGAGGCGGCGCTGGCCGACAAGGTCACCGCCGAGCGCGACGAAGAGCTGCGGGTGTACCTCTCCGAGGCGCGCCTGATCAAGGACGAGTTCGAGATCGGCGAGCTGCAGAAGGCGGTCGACTCGACCGTGCGCGGTTTCGAGGACGTCGTGAAGGTCCTCGACAAGGCCGAGGCGACCAGCGAGCGCTACATCGAGGGAACGTTCTTCCTGCGCGCCCGCGTCGAGGGCAACGACGTCGGTTACGGCTCGATCTGCGCCGCCGGGCCGCACGCCACCACGCTGCACTGGGTCCGCAACAACGGCCAGGTCCGCTCCGGCGACCTGCTCCTGCTGGACGCGGGCGTGGAGACGAACACCCTCTACACCGCGGACGTCACCCGTACGCTGCCGATCAACGGCACGTACACCGACCTCCAGCGCAAGATCTACGACGCGGTGTACGAGGCCCAGGAGGCCGGCATCGCGGCGGTCAAGCCGGGCGCCGCGTTCCGCGACTTCCACGACGCGGCGCAGCGCGTGCTCGCCGAGAAGCTGGTCGAGTGGGGCCTGGTCGAGGGCCCGGTCGACCGGGTGCTGGAGCTGGGGCTGCAGCGCCGCTGGACGCTGCACGGCACCGGCCACATGCTCGGCCTGGACGTGCACGACTGCGCCGTCGCCCGTACGGAGACGTACGTGAACGGGACGCTGGAGGCCGGCATGGTGCTGACCGTCGAGCCCGGTCTGTACTTCCAGGCGGACGACCTGACCGTCCCGGAGGAGTACCGCGGCATCGGCGTCCGTATCGAGGACGACATCCTCGTCACCGAGGACGGCAACCGGAACCTGTCCGCCGCGCTGCCGCGCCGCTCGGACGAGGTCGAGGCGTGGATGGCCCGGCTGACCCGCCAGCGGGCCTGA
- a CDS encoding SCO family protein, which yields MRSRNLIAATVALASALTLAACDGGGDSDKPAASVSGGTRSQPIVTLDQPVEKPDLVLTDTEGEKYDLIEKTKGHPTLIYFGYTHCPDVCPLTMNNIDVAMRQLPKAEQDDLRVVFVTSDPERDTPAALKKWLGGINKKFVGLTGSFDTIQAGARSVNIGIEKPVKKKNGDVVSTHGAQVLLSSPKDDKIHWMGMQDAGVDHYSKALPKIIKGQNP from the coding sequence ATGCGTAGTAGGAACCTGATCGCCGCCACCGTCGCGCTGGCCTCGGCACTGACCCTCGCCGCCTGCGACGGCGGCGGCGACAGCGACAAGCCCGCCGCCAGCGTCTCCGGGGGCACCCGCTCCCAGCCGATCGTCACCCTCGATCAGCCCGTGGAGAAGCCGGACCTGGTGCTGACCGACACCGAGGGCGAGAAGTACGACCTGATCGAGAAGACCAAGGGCCACCCGACGCTGATCTACTTCGGCTACACCCACTGCCCGGACGTCTGCCCGCTGACGATGAACAACATCGACGTGGCGATGCGGCAGCTGCCCAAGGCCGAACAGGACGACCTGCGCGTCGTCTTCGTGACGTCGGACCCCGAGCGCGACACCCCGGCCGCCCTCAAGAAGTGGCTGGGCGGCATCAACAAGAAGTTCGTCGGCCTGACCGGCTCGTTCGACACCATCCAGGCCGGCGCGCGCAGCGTGAACATCGGCATCGAGAAGCCCGTCAAGAAGAAGAACGGCGACGTGGTCTCCACGCACGGCGCGCAGGTGCTGCTCAGCTCCCCCAAGGACGACAAGATCCACTGGATGGGGATGCAGGACGCCGGCGTCGACCACTACTCCAAGGCACTTCCGAAGATCATCAAGGGACAGAACCCGTGA